The proteins below are encoded in one region of Corvus hawaiiensis isolate bCorHaw1 chromosome 3, bCorHaw1.pri.cur, whole genome shotgun sequence:
- the FOXN2 gene encoding forkhead box protein N2 isoform X1 — MGPVTGMTPDKKAETPGAEKAAGLRQCHGMGSLPDAGDAGKPKATVVDRDSADDELTNLNWLHESTNLLTNFSLGSEGLPIVSPLYDIEGDSVPSFSPSCYQNPEKKSSTSKPPYSFSLLIYMAIEQSPNKSLPVKEIYSWILDRFPYFATAPTGWKNSVRHNLSLNKCFRKVEKSHGKVNGKGSLWCVDPKYKPNLVQALKKQPFSSALAFYTPPASPPSRSSSPHYLTSVLQQNHGRSLKESDIDAATAMMLLNTSIQQGMLDCEKPQPLKTPKKRSYGSAFNPPSSINLQENDATATNIDPSEDHNYSASSMGSQRCASRSSVSSLSSLDEVYEFISKSSHDGSDGSEGFHSEVDTDVDYEDDPLGDSGYASQPCGDTSEESQPSKKVLEELCQEIDEELKEAAGSLLHLAGIQTCLSSLISTAKTHCHKQRKK; from the exons ATGGGTCCAGTCACTGGAATGACTCCGGATAAGAAAGCTGAAACGCCCGGAGCAGAAAAAGCTGCAGGACTACGGCAGTGCCATGGGATGGGCAGCCTGCCCGACGCGGGCGACGCCGGCAAGCCGAAGGCCACCGTGGTGGACAGAGATTCAGCAGATGATGAGCTCACGAATTTGAACTGGCTGCACGAAAGTACTAACCTGCTAACAAACTTCAGCCTTGGCAGCGAGGGCCTTCCAATTGTTAGCCCCTTGTACGACATCGAGGGTGACAGTGTGCCATCCTTCTCACCATCCTGCTACCAGAACCCTGAGAAAAAATCCTCCACTTCCAAACCCCCTTACTCTTTCAGCCTTCTCATTTACATGGCGATTGAGCAGTCCCCCAACAAGAGCTTGCCAGTCAAAGAAATCTACAGCTGGATCCTGGACCGCTTCCCCTACTTTGCCACGGCCCCCACCGGTTGGAAGAACTCGGTCCGACACAACCTCTCCTTGAACAAGTGTTTCCGAAAGGTGGAGAAAAGCCATGGCAAG GTGAATGGAAAAGGGTCGTTGTGGTGTGTTGACCCAAAATATAAACCTAATCTTGTCCAAGCACTGAAAAAACAGCCTTTTTCCTCAGCACTTGCATTTTATACTCCACCGGCATCGCCACCCAG taggTCGTCATCCCCTCACTACCTGACTTCAGTCCTTCAGCAGAATCATGGCCGATCTCTGAAAG AATCTGATATTGATGCTGCTACTGCAATGATGCTGTTAAATACTTCCATTCAACAAGGGATGCTGGACT GCGAGAAACCTCAGCCTCTGAAGACACCCAAGAAGAGGAGCTACGGCAGCGCGTTCAATCCTCCCAGCTCCATCAACCTGCAGGAGAACGACGCCACAGCCACCAACATTGATCCGAGCGAGGATCACAACTACAGTGCCAGCAGCATGGGCTCCCAGCGCTGCGCATCCAGGTCCAGCGTGTCTTCCCTGTCCTCCCTGGACGAGGTGTACGAGTTCATCTCCAAGAGCAGCCACGACGGCAGCGATGGCAGCGAGGGCTTTCACAGCGAGGTGGATACGGACGTGGACTATGAAGATGATCCTCTGGGAGACAGTGGCTATGCATCCCAACCTTGTGGAGATACCTCTGAGGAAAGTCAGCCCAGCAAGAAAGTACTCGAGGAGCTGTGTCAGGAAATCGATGAGGAGCTGAAGGAAGCAGCAGGGTCTCTGCTTCACCTTGCTGGCATCCAAACGTGCTTGAGTTCCTTAATAAGTACTGCAAAGACCCACTGtcacaagcaaaggaaaaaataa
- the FOXN2 gene encoding forkhead box protein N2 isoform X2, producing MGPVTGMTPDKKAETPGAEKAAGLRQCHGMGSLPDAGDAGKPKATVVDRDSADDELTNLNWLHESTNLLTNFSLGSEGLPIVSPLYDIEGDSVPSFSPSCYQNPEKKSSTSKPPYSFSLLIYMAIEQSPNKSLPVKEIYSWILDRFPYFATAPTGWKNSVRHNLSLNKCFRKVEKSHGKVNGKGSLWCVDPKYKPNLVQALKKQPFSSALAFYTPPASPPRSSSPHYLTSVLQQNHGRSLKESDIDAATAMMLLNTSIQQGMLDCEKPQPLKTPKKRSYGSAFNPPSSINLQENDATATNIDPSEDHNYSASSMGSQRCASRSSVSSLSSLDEVYEFISKSSHDGSDGSEGFHSEVDTDVDYEDDPLGDSGYASQPCGDTSEESQPSKKVLEELCQEIDEELKEAAGSLLHLAGIQTCLSSLISTAKTHCHKQRKK from the exons ATGGGTCCAGTCACTGGAATGACTCCGGATAAGAAAGCTGAAACGCCCGGAGCAGAAAAAGCTGCAGGACTACGGCAGTGCCATGGGATGGGCAGCCTGCCCGACGCGGGCGACGCCGGCAAGCCGAAGGCCACCGTGGTGGACAGAGATTCAGCAGATGATGAGCTCACGAATTTGAACTGGCTGCACGAAAGTACTAACCTGCTAACAAACTTCAGCCTTGGCAGCGAGGGCCTTCCAATTGTTAGCCCCTTGTACGACATCGAGGGTGACAGTGTGCCATCCTTCTCACCATCCTGCTACCAGAACCCTGAGAAAAAATCCTCCACTTCCAAACCCCCTTACTCTTTCAGCCTTCTCATTTACATGGCGATTGAGCAGTCCCCCAACAAGAGCTTGCCAGTCAAAGAAATCTACAGCTGGATCCTGGACCGCTTCCCCTACTTTGCCACGGCCCCCACCGGTTGGAAGAACTCGGTCCGACACAACCTCTCCTTGAACAAGTGTTTCCGAAAGGTGGAGAAAAGCCATGGCAAG GTGAATGGAAAAGGGTCGTTGTGGTGTGTTGACCCAAAATATAAACCTAATCTTGTCCAAGCACTGAAAAAACAGCCTTTTTCCTCAGCACTTGCATTTTATACTCCACCGGCATCGCCACCCAG gTCGTCATCCCCTCACTACCTGACTTCAGTCCTTCAGCAGAATCATGGCCGATCTCTGAAAG AATCTGATATTGATGCTGCTACTGCAATGATGCTGTTAAATACTTCCATTCAACAAGGGATGCTGGACT GCGAGAAACCTCAGCCTCTGAAGACACCCAAGAAGAGGAGCTACGGCAGCGCGTTCAATCCTCCCAGCTCCATCAACCTGCAGGAGAACGACGCCACAGCCACCAACATTGATCCGAGCGAGGATCACAACTACAGTGCCAGCAGCATGGGCTCCCAGCGCTGCGCATCCAGGTCCAGCGTGTCTTCCCTGTCCTCCCTGGACGAGGTGTACGAGTTCATCTCCAAGAGCAGCCACGACGGCAGCGATGGCAGCGAGGGCTTTCACAGCGAGGTGGATACGGACGTGGACTATGAAGATGATCCTCTGGGAGACAGTGGCTATGCATCCCAACCTTGTGGAGATACCTCTGAGGAAAGTCAGCCCAGCAAGAAAGTACTCGAGGAGCTGTGTCAGGAAATCGATGAGGAGCTGAAGGAAGCAGCAGGGTCTCTGCTTCACCTTGCTGGCATCCAAACGTGCTTGAGTTCCTTAATAAGTACTGCAAAGACCCACTGtcacaagcaaaggaaaaaataa